A genomic segment from Pseudomonas sessilinigenes encodes:
- a CDS encoding exonuclease domain-containing protein, with protein MPHWLVIDLEATTDEGGWPVSEMEIIEIGATLVNRQGREQDHFQRFVRPLRRPMLTPFCRELTHITQANIDAAAPLTEVWSQFERWLTQHQPRLEGWASWGDYDRKQLQLEWHNQHLHSLLNDVPHMNLKQRFAKARRLERPLGLNAALQLAGMQFNGQQHRALEDARNTARLLPLILP; from the coding sequence ATGCCCCACTGGCTGGTAATAGATTTGGAAGCCACGACGGATGAAGGGGGCTGGCCGGTGAGCGAGATGGAAATCATCGAGATCGGCGCCACGCTGGTCAACCGCCAAGGCCGGGAACAGGACCACTTCCAGCGCTTCGTGCGTCCCCTGCGGCGCCCGATGCTGACGCCGTTCTGTCGCGAACTGACCCACATCACCCAGGCCAACATCGACGCCGCCGCGCCCTTGACCGAAGTCTGGAGCCAGTTCGAACGCTGGCTGACCCAGCATCAGCCGCGCCTGGAAGGCTGGGCCAGCTGGGGCGACTACGATCGCAAGCAGTTGCAGTTGGAGTGGCACAACCAGCACTTGCACAGCCTGCTCAACGATGTCCCCCATATGAACCTCAAGCAGCGCTTCGCCAAGGCCCGGCGCCTGGAGCGCCCCCTGGGCCTGAATGCCGCCTTGCAACTGGCGGGCATGCAGTTCAACGGCCAGCAGCACCGGGCGCTGGAAGATGCACGAAATACGGCGCGCCTATTGCCGCTGATTCTTCCCTGA
- a CDS encoding pyrimidine/purine nucleoside phosphorylase — translation MFKVNEYFDGTVKSIAFGTAEGPATIGVMAPGEYEFGTAQREIMHVVSGALTVKLPGNDEWQTFAGGSHFNVPANSKFQLKVAVDTAYLCEYRG, via the coding sequence ATGTTTAAAGTCAACGAGTACTTCGACGGCACCGTCAAGTCGATTGCCTTCGGCACGGCCGAAGGTCCCGCCACCATTGGCGTCATGGCCCCGGGCGAATACGAATTCGGTACCGCGCAACGGGAAATCATGCACGTGGTTTCCGGCGCCCTGACCGTCAAGCTGCCAGGCAACGACGAGTGGCAGACCTTCGCTGGCGGCAGCCACTTCAACGTACCGGCCAACAGCAAGTTTCAGCTCAAGGTCGCGGTGGACACCGCCTACCTGTGCGAATACCGCGGCTGA
- a CDS encoding MOSC domain-containing protein — protein MRLSALYRYPLKSARGETLQQIGLDKLGLEGDRRWMLVDEASGRFLTQRAVGRMSQLSALWNAQGGLTLSAPGLAPLEVALPNETAALRGVTIWQDTLRVPDAGDEAGAWVSEFIGKPTRLVQVPLERARTTAAGYGKDDDQVAFADGFPLLLIGQASLDDLASRVGRPLEMLRFRPNLVVEGSEAFAEDNWKRVRIGDVEFRVVKPCSRCILTTIDPQTGERSADREPLATLQKYRAREDGAMFGQNLVNDGHGQLQVGMPVTVLE, from the coding sequence ATGCGTCTTAGCGCGCTTTATCGGTATCCGTTGAAATCCGCCAGGGGCGAGACCCTGCAACAGATCGGCCTGGACAAGCTCGGCCTTGAGGGCGATCGCCGCTGGATGCTGGTGGATGAGGCCAGCGGACGCTTCCTGACCCAGCGTGCCGTGGGACGGATGAGCCAGCTCTCGGCATTGTGGAATGCCCAGGGTGGCCTGACCCTCAGTGCCCCGGGCCTGGCCCCGCTGGAGGTGGCGCTGCCGAATGAGACGGCGGCCCTGCGCGGTGTGACCATCTGGCAGGACACCTTGCGGGTGCCCGATGCCGGCGACGAGGCCGGGGCCTGGGTCAGCGAATTCATCGGCAAGCCCACGCGCCTGGTGCAGGTCCCGCTGGAGCGGGCGCGGACCACCGCCGCCGGCTACGGCAAGGATGATGACCAAGTCGCCTTTGCCGACGGTTTTCCCTTGCTGCTGATCGGCCAGGCCTCCCTGGACGACTTGGCGAGCCGGGTTGGCCGACCCCTGGAGATGCTGCGGTTTCGGCCCAACCTGGTGGTCGAGGGCAGCGAAGCGTTCGCCGAGGACAACTGGAAGCGGGTGCGTATCGGCGATGTCGAGTTCCGCGTGGTCAAGCCTTGCTCGCGCTGCATCCTCACCACCATCGATCCGCAGACGGGCGAGCGCAGTGCTGATCGTGAGCCCCTGGCGACCTTGCAAAAGTACCGGGCCCGGGAGGATGGAGCGATGTTCGGCCAGAACCTGGTCAACGACGGTCATGGCCAGTTGCAGGTGGGCATGCCGGTGACCGTTCTCGAATAG
- a CDS encoding chemotaxis protein CheV, with protein sequence MAGILDTVDQRTQLVGENRLEILMFRLAGRQLFAINVFKVQEVLQLPKLTLMPQRHPFVCGVVNLRGQTLPVIDLSQAIGMRPLVPGPNSTIIVTEYNRSVQAFLVGGVDRIVNMNWEAIMPPPSSAGRQHYLTAISKVDDQLVEVIDVEKVLAEIVPYNAKVSRDKLDDPLLARARGREVLLVDDSNVALSQLRDTLGQLGVKMHIASDGLKALKMLKAWADTGVDMTEKLLMVFTDAEMPEMDGYRLTTEIRNDPRLRGLYVVLHTSLSGSFNESMVKKVGCDNFLSKFQPDKLVDVVRQRLLLDEVDA encoded by the coding sequence ATGGCCGGCATTCTCGACACGGTAGATCAACGCACGCAATTGGTGGGTGAGAATCGCCTGGAAATCCTCATGTTCCGCCTGGCCGGTCGGCAATTGTTCGCGATCAACGTCTTCAAGGTCCAGGAAGTCCTGCAACTGCCGAAGTTGACCCTGATGCCCCAGCGCCATCCATTCGTCTGTGGTGTGGTCAACCTGCGTGGCCAGACCCTGCCGGTGATCGACCTGTCCCAGGCCATCGGCATGCGTCCGCTGGTCCCGGGGCCCAACAGCACCATCATCGTCACCGAGTACAACCGCTCGGTGCAGGCGTTCCTGGTGGGGGGCGTGGACCGTATCGTCAACATGAACTGGGAAGCCATCATGCCGCCGCCCTCCAGCGCCGGCCGCCAGCACTACCTGACCGCCATCAGCAAGGTCGATGACCAACTGGTGGAAGTCATCGACGTCGAGAAGGTGCTGGCCGAGATCGTGCCGTACAACGCCAAGGTTTCCCGCGACAAGCTCGACGACCCGCTGTTGGCCCGTGCCCGTGGCCGCGAAGTGCTGCTGGTGGACGATTCCAACGTGGCGTTGTCGCAACTGCGCGACACCCTGGGCCAGTTGGGGGTGAAGATGCACATCGCCAGCGATGGCCTCAAGGCCTTGAAGATGCTCAAGGCCTGGGCCGATACCGGGGTCGACATGACCGAGAAGCTGCTGATGGTGTTCACCGACGCCGAGATGCCGGAGATGGATGGCTACCGCCTGACCACCGAGATCCGCAACGACCCGCGCCTGCGCGGGCTCTACGTGGTACTGCACACCTCGTTGTCGGGCAGCTTCAACGAATCCATGGTCAAGAAGGTCGGCTGCGACAACTTCCTCTCCAAGTTCCAGCCCGACAAGCTGGTGGATGTGGTGCGCCAGCGCCTGCTGCTGGATGAAGTCGACGCCTGA
- a CDS encoding sensor histidine kinase — protein sequence MYASLKSLFSWPISQDRLRWLSLLLCSGSAVGNVLVYCLSRPLPLALLVLNVVALACIWAQYGYSRKSIRFQPQELAERLLQVKESERHRLSRELHDDIGQLLTAAKLQADWLKRRLPDDLQEHFALLGTTLEETLAKVRDVSAILNPRQLASLGLEASLRAHLIKTLESSTVHWSLECHQRLAGIPEEMAVAAFRITQEAVTNMLRHAHAKNLLVRLQRLPEGLSLFISDDGQGFAPAANPGEQGQCGMAGMQERISQLGGFLKVTSEINQGTQIEALFPWAPRTLERASTNKVLH from the coding sequence ATGTACGCCAGCCTCAAGTCACTGTTCTCCTGGCCCATCTCCCAAGATCGCCTACGCTGGCTCAGCCTACTGCTGTGCTCAGGCTCGGCCGTGGGCAATGTGCTGGTTTATTGCCTGAGCCGCCCTCTGCCCCTGGCGTTGCTGGTTCTCAACGTGGTGGCACTGGCATGTATCTGGGCGCAGTACGGCTATTCGCGTAAATCCATCCGTTTTCAGCCCCAGGAGCTGGCCGAGCGCTTGCTGCAAGTCAAGGAAAGCGAACGCCACCGCCTCAGCCGCGAACTACACGATGACATCGGCCAGTTGCTGACGGCGGCAAAACTGCAGGCCGACTGGCTCAAGCGGCGCCTGCCGGACGACCTGCAAGAGCATTTCGCACTGCTTGGCACCACCCTGGAAGAAACCCTGGCCAAGGTCCGCGACGTATCGGCCATTCTCAATCCCCGCCAGCTAGCCAGCCTGGGGCTCGAGGCCAGCCTGCGCGCCCATCTGATCAAGACCCTGGAAAGCAGCACGGTGCACTGGAGCCTGGAGTGCCACCAGCGCCTGGCCGGCATCCCCGAGGAAATGGCCGTGGCAGCGTTTCGCATCACCCAGGAAGCGGTGACCAACATGCTGCGCCACGCCCACGCCAAGAACCTGCTGGTACGCCTGCAACGCCTGCCGGAAGGGCTTTCACTGTTCATCAGCGATGATGGCCAAGGCTTTGCCCCCGCCGCGAACCCTGGAGAGCAGGGCCAGTGCGGCATGGCCGGCATGCAGGAACGAATCAGCCAACTGGGCGGTTTCCTCAAGGTCACCAGCGAGATCAACCAGGGCACCCAGATCGAAGCTCTCTTTCCCTGGGCCCCTCGCACCCTGGAGCGGGCCAGCACGAATAAGGTTTTACATTGA
- a CDS encoding response regulator codes for MTCNLLLVDDHSLIRAGVRALVMDIPGYAVIGEADDGSHLLEMVEKLHPDIILLDLSMKHTGGLEALRRLKAARPQSKVLILSMHTDPALIMQALESGAHGYLLKDTTATELGHALEALRNGERYLSPAIAHTVINQALTRSQKTQPPPADTHNLTARQLEILRLIVRGKSTREIAQGLGLSIKTVETHRSQIMKRLQIFDVAGLVLFAVRERIISLDD; via the coding sequence TTGACCTGTAATTTACTCTTGGTGGATGACCACTCGCTCATCAGGGCTGGCGTGCGTGCGCTGGTCATGGATATTCCCGGATACGCCGTGATCGGTGAAGCCGACGATGGCTCGCACCTGCTGGAAATGGTCGAGAAGCTCCATCCGGACATCATCCTGCTGGACCTGTCGATGAAGCATACCGGCGGCCTGGAAGCGTTGCGCCGACTCAAGGCGGCCCGCCCGCAGAGCAAGGTCCTGATCCTGTCGATGCATACCGATCCGGCCCTGATCATGCAGGCCCTGGAGTCCGGGGCCCACGGCTATCTGCTCAAGGACACCACGGCTACCGAGCTGGGGCATGCCCTGGAAGCCCTGCGCAACGGCGAACGCTACTTGAGCCCGGCGATTGCCCATACCGTGATCAACCAGGCCCTGACCCGCTCCCAGAAGACCCAGCCGCCACCTGCCGACACCCATAACCTGACAGCCCGCCAGCTGGAAATCCTGCGACTGATAGTGCGCGGCAAGTCGACCCGGGAAATCGCCCAGGGACTGGGGTTGAGCATCAAGACCGTGGAAACCCATCGCTCGCAGATCATGAAGCGCCTGCAGATCTTCGATGTCGCCGGGCTGGTCCTGTTCGCCGTGCGCGAACGCATCATCAGCCTCGACGACTGA
- the yegS gene encoding lipid kinase YegS, with the protein MSEHKALLILHGKQALNEELRAAVQARREAGWDLAVRLTWEAGDAQRLVGEALDAGYRQLIAGGGDGTLRDVAQALAEASQPASLVPLPLGTANDFARAAGVPLEPSAALDLLDVPARPVDLGEVGGQVFLNMATGGFGSQVTANTSPDLKKVLGGAAYLFTGLSRFAQLSAAYGELQGPGFHWHGQLLALGIGNGRQAGGGHELCPGALIDDGLLDVSILPAPQELVGALKSLLAGDMGIDDLFIRARLPWVEIKASRGLDINLDGEPRQGELLRFTARPAALQMHLPQGSPLLGTDG; encoded by the coding sequence ATGAGTGAACACAAGGCGTTGTTGATCCTGCACGGCAAGCAGGCACTCAACGAAGAGCTGCGGGCTGCGGTCCAGGCCAGGCGTGAGGCGGGCTGGGACCTGGCGGTACGCCTGACGTGGGAGGCCGGGGATGCCCAGCGCCTGGTCGGGGAGGCGCTGGACGCAGGTTACCGGCAACTGATCGCCGGTGGTGGCGACGGTACGTTGCGCGATGTCGCCCAGGCCTTGGCCGAAGCCTCGCAGCCGGCCAGCCTGGTGCCGCTGCCTCTGGGAACGGCCAATGATTTCGCGCGGGCGGCCGGCGTGCCATTGGAGCCATCGGCGGCCCTGGACTTGCTGGATGTCCCGGCCCGCCCGGTGGATCTGGGGGAGGTCGGCGGGCAGGTTTTCCTGAACATGGCCACCGGTGGTTTCGGCAGCCAGGTGACCGCCAATACATCGCCCGACCTGAAGAAAGTCCTGGGGGGAGCCGCGTATCTGTTTACCGGATTATCGCGCTTTGCGCAGCTGAGCGCGGCCTATGGCGAGTTGCAGGGGCCGGGTTTTCACTGGCATGGCCAGTTGCTGGCGCTGGGTATTGGCAATGGTCGACAGGCTGGCGGCGGTCATGAGCTGTGCCCGGGAGCCCTGATCGACGATGGGTTGCTCGATGTCAGCATCCTGCCGGCGCCCCAGGAGTTGGTGGGCGCTCTGAAGAGCCTGCTGGCAGGGGACATGGGCATCGACGACTTGTTCATCCGGGCCCGCCTGCCGTGGGTCGAGATCAAGGCCTCGCGTGGCCTGGATATCAACCTCGACGGCGAGCCGCGGCAAGGTGAGCTGCTGCGTTTCACGGCCCGGCCCGCGGCCCTGCAAATGCACTTGCCGCAGGGATCGCCGTTGCTGGGCACCGATGGCTGA
- a CDS encoding undecaprenyl-phosphate glucose phosphotransferase, with protein sequence MRLQPVDSLLLTRPSMVEYFLFGIRVAHGMTAILPGLLLLLLANDLPNTLKSDLTILAFFGVISVLIFQALGVYAESIFSNLLRFQLTLFAWSASFCVLLFMHHSMLMFNAIDNRGLLAWFFGSFVLFGIERLILLTLFQQLMQRGVFLQNAVILGATENGQRLAEYLAQHQDIRSGVIGFIDDRIGRLPKVLCNLPLLGNSSDLERLIREEKVTQVLVALPWSAESRMAYVIRELRRLPVNVLLVPDMVAFRHAHNRITEVANLPMFNASEVPLRGWSPFFKRLEDMILSTIALVLLSPVMLLVALAIKLDSRGPVLFKQKRYGYNNRLIQVYKFRSMHQHMSDANAEKQTTRGDPRITRVGRFIRKTSLDELPQLFNVFGGSMSMVGPRPHATATKAAGILFEEAVKEYTSRHRVKPGITGLAQINGYRGETDTLEKIEKRVEFDLEYIENWSVWFDLYILFRTVPSVIMTREAF encoded by the coding sequence ATGCGGTTGCAACCTGTAGACAGCCTGTTACTGACTCGACCCAGCATGGTCGAGTATTTCCTGTTCGGTATCCGCGTAGCCCACGGCATGACCGCGATCCTTCCAGGGCTCCTGCTACTGCTGCTGGCGAACGACCTGCCCAATACCCTGAAGAGCGACCTAACCATCCTCGCGTTCTTCGGCGTCATCAGCGTGCTGATCTTCCAGGCCCTGGGGGTCTACGCCGAATCCATCTTCAGCAACTTGCTGCGCTTCCAACTGACCCTGTTCGCCTGGTCGGCCTCCTTTTGCGTGCTGTTGTTCATGCACCACTCGATGCTGATGTTCAACGCCATCGACAATCGCGGGCTGCTGGCCTGGTTCTTTGGCAGTTTCGTGCTGTTCGGAATCGAGCGCCTGATCCTGCTGACCCTGTTCCAGCAACTGATGCAGCGGGGCGTGTTCCTGCAGAACGCGGTCATTCTCGGCGCCACGGAAAATGGCCAGCGCCTGGCCGAATACCTGGCCCAGCACCAGGACATCCGTTCCGGCGTCATCGGTTTCATCGACGACCGAATCGGCCGCCTGCCCAAGGTGCTGTGCAACCTGCCGCTGCTGGGCAACTCCAGCGACCTGGAACGGCTGATCCGCGAGGAGAAGGTCACCCAAGTCCTGGTCGCCCTGCCCTGGTCGGCGGAAAGCCGCATGGCCTACGTCATTCGTGAACTGCGCCGGCTCCCGGTGAACGTGTTGCTGGTTCCCGACATGGTGGCCTTCCGGCATGCCCACAACCGCATCACCGAAGTCGCCAACCTGCCGATGTTCAACGCCTCCGAGGTCCCCCTGCGAGGCTGGTCGCCGTTCTTCAAGCGCCTGGAGGACATGATCCTGTCCACTATTGCCCTGGTCCTGCTGTCCCCGGTGATGCTGCTGGTGGCCCTGGCGATCAAGCTGGATTCCAGGGGCCCGGTGCTGTTCAAGCAAAAGCGCTATGGCTACAACAACCGGCTGATCCAGGTCTACAAGTTCCGTTCCATGCACCAGCACATGAGTGATGCCAACGCCGAGAAGCAGACTACCCGCGGCGATCCACGCATCACCCGGGTCGGGCGTTTCATCCGCAAGACCAGCCTCGATGAGTTGCCACAGCTGTTCAACGTGTTCGGCGGCAGCATGTCGATGGTCGGCCCGCGCCCCCATGCCACGGCAACCAAGGCCGCGGGCATCCTGTTCGAAGAGGCGGTCAAGGAGTACACCTCACGGCACAGGGTCAAGCCGGGCATCACCGGCCTGGCACAGATCAACGGTTACCGGGGCGAAACCGACACCCTGGAAAAAATCGAGAAACGTGTCGAATTCGACTTGGAATACATCGAAAACTGGTCGGTCTGGTTCGATCTGTACATCCTGTTCCGCACCGTTCCCTCCGTGATCATGACCCGCGAGGCCTTTTGA
- a CDS encoding mannose-1-phosphate guanylyltransferase/mannose-6-phosphate isomerase — protein sequence MSTLIPCIIAGGAGTRLWPVSREAMPKPFMRLPDGESLLQKTFVRAANLNDVGRLLTVTNREVFFRTLDDYRLLNKKRVDLDFILEPFGRNTAPAIAAAALHVSRLYGEDAQLLVLPADHLIKDLAAFSTAVEHARQLAEQGWLVTFGLVPTHAETGFGYIQKGQGLNDAGFQVSRFVEKPDAVTAQRYVDGGLHLWNGGMFCMRADAILQELREFVPEVVSAVERCLELSHRKEGKHELQVELDGESFALAPDISIDYAVMERSKKVAVVPCQLGWSDIGSWQAVRELTPADEHGNQCNGETVLHDVRNCYIDSRKRLVGGVGLDNLIIIDTPDALLVADGKRSQDVKLIAQELKRLGHDAYKLHRTVTRPWGTYTVLEEGPRFKIKRIMVKPDASLSLQMHHHRSEHWIVVSGMARVTNGEDEFLLNTNESTFIKPGRTHRLVNPGVIDLVMIEVQSGEYLGEDDIVRFNDIYGRAPAETAKT from the coding sequence ATGAGCACACTCATTCCCTGCATCATCGCTGGCGGCGCCGGCACCCGTCTGTGGCCGGTGTCCCGCGAGGCAATGCCAAAACCCTTCATGCGCCTGCCCGACGGCGAAAGCCTGCTACAGAAGACCTTCGTGCGCGCCGCGAACCTGAACGATGTCGGTCGGCTGTTGACGGTGACCAACCGCGAAGTGTTCTTCCGTACCCTCGATGACTATCGCCTGCTGAACAAGAAGCGGGTCGACCTGGACTTCATCCTCGAACCCTTCGGACGCAATACCGCACCGGCCATCGCTGCAGCGGCCCTGCATGTCAGCCGCCTGTATGGCGAGGACGCACAATTGCTGGTGCTACCGGCCGACCACCTGATCAAGGACCTGGCAGCCTTCTCGACGGCGGTGGAGCATGCCCGGCAACTGGCCGAACAAGGCTGGCTGGTGACTTTCGGCCTTGTGCCGACCCACGCCGAAACCGGTTTTGGCTACATCCAGAAAGGCCAGGGCCTGAACGACGCCGGCTTCCAGGTCAGCCGCTTCGTCGAAAAACCCGATGCCGTCACGGCCCAGCGCTATGTCGACGGCGGCCTGCACCTGTGGAACGGTGGCATGTTCTGCATGCGCGCCGACGCGATTCTCCAGGAGCTCCGGGAATTCGTGCCCGAAGTGGTCAGCGCCGTGGAGCGTTGCCTGGAGCTGAGCCATCGCAAGGAGGGCAAGCATGAGTTGCAAGTGGAGCTGGACGGCGAGAGTTTCGCCCTGGCCCCGGACATTTCCATCGACTACGCGGTGATGGAGCGTTCGAAGAAGGTCGCCGTGGTGCCCTGCCAACTGGGCTGGAGCGATATCGGCTCGTGGCAGGCCGTGCGGGAACTGACCCCGGCGGACGAGCACGGCAACCAGTGCAACGGCGAGACCGTGCTGCATGATGTCCGCAACTGCTACATCGATTCACGCAAGCGCCTGGTGGGCGGGGTTGGCCTGGATAACCTGATCATCATCGACACCCCCGACGCCCTGCTGGTGGCCGACGGCAAGCGTAGCCAGGACGTCAAGCTGATCGCCCAGGAGCTCAAGCGCCTGGGCCACGACGCCTACAAGCTGCACCGCACCGTGACCCGGCCCTGGGGCACCTACACCGTGCTGGAGGAAGGACCGCGCTTCAAGATCAAGCGCATCATGGTCAAGCCCGATGCCTCGCTGTCGCTGCAAATGCACCATCACCGCAGCGAGCACTGGATCGTCGTCAGCGGCATGGCCCGGGTGACCAATGGCGAGGACGAATTCCTGCTCAATACCAACGAATCGACCTTCATCAAGCCGGGGCGCACCCACCGGCTGGTCAATCCCGGGGTGATCGACCTGGTGATGATCGAAGTACAGAGCGGGGAGTATCTCGGAGAGGACGACATCGTGCGTTTCAACGACATCTATGGGCGGGCACCCGCCGAAACCGCAAAGACCTGA
- a CDS encoding polysaccharide biosynthesis/export family protein: MKRLLLISSVLILCACSIPAKVELPPSQDLQAGHRAGEALAGKPLPPQRIRPGDTLRIVRNTGEAPSISAFTANSIYELTLFTVLNDGTFSYPYAGQIKAAGLTPQQLTQVLENKLKNVYQDSALTVNINQAPGNTVFVGGSVRNPVSLPVTVTTTLEQAIVGAGGLLSVGDSRNIALLREGEDGRYKTYFFDYRKFMIAGNAGTPPVLLQRGDVVFVPKSSVGNGIEWVDVYLNQLIPFTKSIGIGASYEINRQSSN, from the coding sequence ATGAAAAGACTGCTGCTGATTTCCAGTGTCCTCATACTGTGCGCCTGTTCCATACCGGCGAAAGTGGAGTTACCTCCCAGCCAGGACCTGCAGGCGGGCCACCGAGCCGGTGAAGCCCTGGCCGGCAAGCCGCTGCCACCGCAGCGGATTCGCCCGGGCGATACCCTGCGCATCGTCCGCAACACCGGTGAGGCTCCGTCGATCTCGGCCTTCACCGCCAACTCGATCTACGAGCTGACGCTGTTCACCGTGCTTAACGACGGCACCTTCTCCTACCCCTACGCCGGCCAGATCAAGGCCGCGGGGCTGACCCCGCAGCAGTTGACCCAGGTCCTGGAAAACAAGCTGAAGAACGTCTACCAGGACTCGGCGCTGACGGTGAACATCAACCAGGCGCCGGGCAACACCGTGTTCGTCGGTGGCTCGGTACGCAACCCGGTATCCCTGCCGGTCACGGTGACCACCACCCTGGAGCAGGCCATCGTCGGTGCCGGGGGCCTGCTGTCGGTAGGCGACAGCCGCAATATCGCCCTGCTGCGCGAAGGCGAGGACGGTCGCTACAAGACCTACTTCTTCGACTATCGCAAGTTCATGATCGCCGGCAACGCCGGGACGCCACCGGTGCTGCTGCAACGTGGGGACGTGGTGTTCGTGCCCAAGTCCAGCGTCGGCAACGGCATTGAATGGGTGGATGTGTACCTCAACCAGCTGATTCCGTTCACCAAGTCGATCGGTATCGGGGCGAGCTACGAAATCAACCGCCAATCCAGCAATTGA
- a CDS encoding GumC family protein, protein MINIRSFRDLLRLFFIFKREVKITVLVTFIIIVLGAFLLPNRFESTALLLVKPGRDTSTLPIEISDRQAVVIPSAQRDPILDEERILTGAPIARKVAQQYLDDLSRQPQPGGVLGTIKNALKSAVEGIADLFRGLLQLVGLVEKQTPVERLTERMLKNFSVTHVAGSSVMEVSFTWNDPQVAQTVVKSWIEQYQQERAQTLGRKSLYAFYEGESTSTNQRILGYKKQITDYLNQLGAVSIEERLNDISRNLNNLKGEHLNTTRAVASTKSGLDTIQNQLNSMKKEISIGRQMSLNPDRQDLQQRINAKQIERQEMLRTFKEGAPPVRAMDAAIANLQSLLRAENATVQRSENLAPNPVYTRLQNSFADQQASLSRLQTQAAQQESQLLKLEQDRRQALALEPELARLQRELSAAEKSFALYSDSTEKARIDRELDQSQISNIAVIEEATFQPSRIFPKSLTMLLVAIPLSLAVGLLALYFFYLLDQRIHDGDQLEERFGVKVWSSLQDLHSHLPQRNSAFTASLYRLYGVLPLKQVAERGLVIGLTSARHGEGVSFVTGHLRDLLQERGHTVRVDGSPNAAPGEIVLLEASGFFSNQEAFVSLREADLIALIIEAETTTVPILQNALSILNTAFKRVDGIILNRRRFGIPENVLNFMARIRSPH, encoded by the coding sequence ATGATCAATATCCGTTCCTTTCGCGATTTGCTGCGACTGTTCTTCATCTTCAAGCGTGAGGTGAAGATCACCGTCCTGGTGACCTTCATCATCATCGTGCTGGGTGCTTTCCTGCTGCCCAACCGCTTCGAATCCACCGCGTTGCTGCTGGTCAAGCCAGGGCGCGATACCAGCACCCTGCCGATCGAGATCTCCGATCGCCAGGCGGTGGTGATCCCCAGTGCCCAGCGTGACCCGATCCTCGACGAGGAGCGCATCCTCACCGGTGCCCCCATTGCCCGCAAGGTCGCGCAGCAGTATCTCGACGACCTGTCCCGCCAACCCCAGCCCGGTGGCGTGCTGGGTACCATCAAGAACGCGCTCAAGAGTGCCGTGGAAGGCATCGCCGATCTGTTTCGCGGGCTGCTGCAACTGGTGGGCCTGGTGGAGAAGCAAACCCCGGTCGAACGCCTGACCGAACGCATGCTCAAGAACTTCAGCGTGACCCATGTCGCCGGCTCTTCAGTGATGGAGGTGAGCTTCACCTGGAACGACCCGCAAGTGGCCCAGACCGTGGTCAAGAGCTGGATCGAGCAGTACCAGCAAGAACGCGCGCAAACCCTGGGGCGCAAGAGCCTCTACGCGTTCTATGAAGGTGAAAGCACCAGCACCAACCAGCGCATCCTCGGCTACAAGAAACAAATCACCGACTACCTGAACCAGTTGGGCGCCGTCAGCATCGAGGAGCGCTTGAACGATATCTCGCGCAACCTCAATAACCTCAAGGGTGAGCACCTCAATACCACCCGGGCGGTGGCGTCCACCAAGAGTGGCCTGGACACCATCCAGAACCAGCTCAACAGCATGAAGAAAGAGATCAGCATTGGCCGCCAGATGAGCCTCAACCCTGATCGCCAGGACCTGCAGCAACGGATCAACGCCAAGCAGATCGAGCGCCAGGAAATGCTTCGCACCTTCAAGGAAGGGGCGCCGCCGGTGCGTGCCATGGATGCTGCGATCGCCAACCTGCAGTCCCTGTTGCGGGCCGAGAACGCAACCGTTCAACGCAGCGAGAACCTGGCACCGAACCCGGTCTACACCCGCCTGCAGAACAGCTTCGCCGACCAACAGGCCAGCCTCAGCCGCCTGCAGACCCAAGCCGCCCAACAGGAAAGCCAGCTGCTCAAGCTGGAACAGGACCGGCGCCAGGCGCTCGCCCTGGAACCTGAGCTGGCACGCCTGCAACGCGAACTCAGTGCCGCCGAGAAGAGCTTCGCCCTCTATAGCGACAGCACCGAGAAGGCACGGATCGACCGCGAACTGGACCAGAGCCAGATCAGCAACATCGCCGTGATCGAAGAAGCTACCTTCCAGCCCAGCCGGATCTTCCCCAAGAGCCTGACCATGTTGCTGGTGGCCATTCCCCTGAGCCTGGCGGTAGGCCTTCTGGCCCTGTATTTCTTCTACCTGCTGGACCAGCGCATCCACGATGGCGACCAGTTGGAGGAGCGTTTCGGCGTCAAGGTCTGGAGCAGCCTGCAAGACCTGCACAGCCACTTGCCACAGCGCAACAGTGCCTTCACCGCCAGCCTCTACCGGTTGTATGGCGTACTGCCGTTGAAACAGGTGGCCGAGCGCGGCCTGGTGATCGGCCTGACCTCGGCTCGCCATGGCGAAGGCGTGAGCTTTGTCACCGGGCACCTGCGCGACCTGCTGCAAGAGCGCGGCCACACCGTACGGGTCGATGGTTCGCCAAACGCAGCCCCGGGTGAAATCGTACTGCTGGAGGCCTCCGGCTTCTTCTCCAACCAGGAAGCCTTCGTCAGCCTGCGCGAGGCCGACCTCATCGCCCTGATCATCGAAGCCGAAACCACCACGGTGCCGATACTGCAAAACGCCTTGTCGATCCTCAACACTGCATTCAAGCGGGTCGACGGCATCATTCTCAACCGTCGCCGCTTCGGTATCCCGGAAAACGTGCTCAACTTCATGGCGCGAATCAGGAGCCCCCACTGA